A stretch of DNA from Micromonospora peucetia:
GTCGAGGCCGGCACCGTGACCGTGACCCCGCTGCGCCGTTTCTCCCGCGCCGACCGTACCGCCGTGGCCGAGCAGGGGCGGTCGCTGGCGTCGTTCCTCTCCGACGACGACAGCGACCGCGTACGGATCGCCGCGTCCCGCTGAGCGGGACACCCGCGAGCTGTCGTGGGACGGCGGCACCCCGGGCCAGCAGGCGGGCGGTCATCAGGTGACGATGCGGGGGTGGGAAAGACATACGAACGCATCGAGGGCCGGCTACGGACCTTCATCGAGGACCAGCCGCTGTTCTTCACCGCCACCGCCCCGCTGTCGGGCGACGGCACCATCAACCTGTCCCCCAAGGGGTTGCGCGGCTCGTGGGCGGTCGTCGACGCGTACACCGTGGCCTACCTGGACTTCGCGGGCAGCAACGCCGAGACGATCGCGCACCTGCGCGAGAACGGCCGCATCACCCTCATGTGGTGCGCGTTCGAGGGGCCGCCGAACATCGTCCGGGTGCACGGACGGGGCGAGCCCGTGTTTCGCGACGACCCCCGCTGGGGCGACCTGACGGGCCACTTCCCGGACGTCGACACCAGCCTGCACGGCCTGCGGGCGATCATCGTCGTACGGGCCGAACTGATCCGCGACACCTGTGGCTACGCGGTGCCGTTCATGTCCTACGACGCCGACCGTGACCTGCACGGCAGGCGGTTCGCCCGGGAGGACGACAAGTCGTTGAGCGACTACTTCGCCGGCAAGGACCACGTGGCCCGCAGCATCGACGGACTGCCGGGCCTGCCGCTGCCGCTGCCACCGACCCCGACGACCTGAATCCGGGGATCAGGATCGGGTTGACCGCCTGGAGCCAGGACGCGGGGAAGGTGAACCCGGCGACGTCACGGTCGGTGTTGTCGGCGGCGAAGATGTTCAGCACCGACCCGGCCTGGTCGAAGATCAGCCAGAACGCGGGGCGAAGACGAACAGCCACACGTACGCCTTCATCCGGCTGCGTTCGGTGGCGCTCAACTCCCGGTCCACCATGATCCGCACGAAGTAGCCGATGGTGATCAGCACGGTGACGGCGGTGAGCAGGTTCAGGGGGTTGAGGAACACCTCTGCGAAATCGTGCGCTAAGGGTTCGGTGTGTTTGTTGGTGGCTTGACCTGGGGTGATTGACGCCTCCAGCCTTCGTGGGTCGCTGTTGCCGATCTTCGGCGGGTGTTGTGGCGGTCGAGTTTCTGACTGATGAGCAGGCGGCTGGGTACGGGGCGTTCGGTAGGGCGCCGTCGCGTATGGAGCTGGAGCGGTACTTCTTCCTGGACGACGCGGACCGGGAGCTGATCCAGGACAAGCGCCGTGACCACAGCCGGCTCGGGTTCGCGGTCCAGCTGACCAGTGTGCGGTTCTTGGGCCGGTTCATGCCCGACCCGCGGCAGGTGCCTGCGGAGGTGGCCGAGTACCTGGCGGAGCAGTTGGAGATCGCTGATCCGTCGTGCCTGAAGTTGTACGGGGGGCGTGACGGCACAGCCCGCACGCATGCTGGGGAGATCCAGCAGGCCGAGGGGTGGCGGGACTTCGCCGAGGTCGCCGAGGATCTGCGGGAGTGGGTGGACGCGCGGGCGTGGACGACCGGGGACGGGCCCAAGGCGTTGTTCGATTGTGGGACACGTTGTACGGGCTGCTGAGTGTTGGGCAGCGGGCGGTGCTGGACTCGCTCGCTACGCCTACGCCCCGCAGCTGGCCGACCTGCCCGACCAGAAGATGTGGCGGATCGACGCCCGCGCCGACTACGGCCCGTTCACCGACGCCGCCCGCGGGCCGCATCGACCCGGTCCGGATCGAACGGCACTGGGAGGACATCCTGCGGATCATCGGGTCGATCCACACCGGCGCGGTCCGCGCCTACGACGTGATCCGGATGCTGTCGCGCGACGGCCGCCCCACCCCGCTCGGCGATGCCATCGCCCACTGCGGCCGCATCGCCAAGACCCTGCACATCCTGCGGATGGCCGACGAGCCCGGCTACCGCCACCAGATCAAGGCCCAGGCCAACCTGCAGGAAGGCCGCCACGCGCTGGCCCGCAAGGTCTTCCACGGCAAGAACGGGCAGCTCTATCAGAACTACCACGAGGGCATGGAAGACCAGATCGGCGCGCTCGGCCTGGTGCTGAACGCGATCGTGCTGTTCAACACCCGCTACATGGACGCCGCCCTGACCCGGCTGCGCGCCGACGGCTTCGCCGTACGTGAGGAGGACGTGGCCCGGCTTTCGCCGTTCGTGCGGCACCACATCAACATGATGGGCCGCTACTCTTTCCAACTCCCCGAGCTGCCCGGCGGGCTGCGGCCGCTGAACCCCAAGCCGTGACGTTCGTTGACCGACGGCCTCACTGGCTGTGACGGGACCTTTCTTGCCGGGCTGCCTCGGTGCTACCGGGCGAGAAGACCCCCGAGACGCGCCTATCGGGGTGCGGTTACCGCCTCGCATTCCGACGGGTCGGCGGGATCGAGTTGTGAGGTGGTCTGGATGAGGAGGTCCAGCCGGTCGCGCGCGGCCAGGAGGTCGGCCGCGGCATTGCTGAGCCGATCCCGTTCGCGGTGCAGGTCGGGAAGCATCCCGGCGCAGGAGGGTGCCAGCGCCTGACCGTCATCGGTCATGCAGGGCAGCAGCTCGCTGATCGTGGCGGTGTTGAGGCCGGCGGCGAGCATGAGGCGGATGCCCCGCACTGTGGCCGCGTCCTGCTGCCGATACTCGCGGTAGCCGCTGGGGCGTCGTAGCGGCCGGAGCAGGCCCTGTTCCTCGTAGTAACGCAGCGAACGCACGCTGGCGCCGGTGAGCCGGGACAGTTCTCCGATCCGCATGGGACGACCGCCACTTCCAGTTGACTCTCACACCGACGTGAGGGTCCAACCTATCCGGCATGACAGATCAGCATTCATCCGCCCACGACACCTCGGTCACCGTCATCGGCCTGGGGCCGATGGGATCGGCGTTGGCACACACCCTTCTTGGCAAGGGCCGATCCCTGACGGTCTGGAACCGTACCCCCGGCAAGGCCGACGGCCTGGTAGCCGAGGGAGCGCACCGCGCGGCCACCGTCGCCGACGCCGTGGCCGCGAGCCCGGTCACGATCGTGTGCCTCAACGATTACGCGACCATGTACCAAGTCTTCGAATCCACTGGCGCGCTCAGCGGACACGCGCTGGTGAACCTCAACTCCGGAACCCCTGCGGAAGCCCGCACGGCCGCCGACTGGGCGGCCGAGCGCGACCTAGACTACCTCGATGGCGCGATCATGGTGCCGCCGTCCCTCATCGGGCACGACGGATCGGTCCTGCTGTACAGCGGAGCCCGCGACGTCCTGGACCGGCATCGGGAGACCCTGGCCGACCTGGGTGACCCCCGCCACCTCGGCGCCGACCCGGGCCTGGCGGTGCTGTTCAACACGGCACTGCTCGGCATGATGTACGCGACCCTCAACGGTTTCCTGCACGCCGCCGCCCTGGCCGGCTCGGCCAACGTGCCCGCGGCCGAGTTCGCCGAGATCGCGCTCGGCTGGTTCATGCCCGTGGTGTTGGACCCCGCCAGCCTCACCGAACAAGCACCGAACCTCGACAAGGGCGCCTACCCCGGCGACCAAGGGACCATGCAGATGAACTTGAACGCCCTGGAACACATCGCCCGCACCAGCGTCGAGCAGGGCGTCCACCCCGCCCAGCCGCAACTGATGAAGCAGCTCGCCGAACAAGCGATCGCCCAGGGGCACGGCACCGACAACTATTTCGCCCTGTTCGAGATTCTCAAGAACCCTCGCGCCGCGGCCTCCTGAGAGCCATGCAGCCGAACATCCGCAGCAGCTTGTAGGCCCTTACCTGATCGGTGACCAGGGAGCCACCACCCGCAGCATGTCCGGCCAGTGCATGAACCCTGACGCCGCACGCGGATCACGGTTCCCGCCGGTCTTCACCGGCGGTCGCCGGGCCCCAGCAAGCTGGTGAGCTCGGCGATCGCCTCCGGCGAAGGATGGAAGTATCGGCGCACGTTCTCGGTCTTCTTGTGCCGCGACTTGGCCATCAGCATCAGCAGGCTCGCACCACCCTCACCCAGGTGTATCAGTGCCGAATGCCGCATCTCGTGCAGGTCCCACCCTGTGCCAGGCCCGCCGAGGGCGGTGTGGGCGTTCAGCAGCGCGTGGGCCTGACCGTAGGACAGGCGAGCAAACCCGGTGTCAGGACAGACATCGCGCGCGGAGACCACGCCATGCCGGCGAACACGCTCCAGCGCACCGGGACCGCCATCACGTAGTGCCCGGCGGCGATGACGATCCCGCCCCACAGCACGCTGCGCCGCGCGCCGATGAGCCGGTCGGCGACCCAGCCACCGGGCAGCGCCATCAGGTACACCATGGCGTTGTAGGTGCCGTAGACCGCGCTGGCGCTGGACTCCCCCATCGCCTGCCCGCCGTCGGCCAGCGACGCGGTCAGATACAGCACCAGGATCGCCCGCATCCCGTAGAAGCTGAACCGCTCCCACATCTCGGTGAGAAAGAGCGTGGACAGGGCCCGCGGGTGGCCGAAGAACGTCCGCCCGGTGGGCGGCCGGGCACCGACCGGCGCGTCACTGGCCATCGCAACCTCCGCTGCACTGGGGCGGCTAACATCCCCGTTGGCAGCGGAAACACTCCACCCGTCCGGCCCGGCCCGGGGGCGACCCCACCGGCCGGCTGGCACGGCCGGCTACCCTGGTGCAGGCTCGTCCGGGTGCCGGGCGGGAATGGCCCGGCGGGAACGGACCGTTACACCAAGAAGACCAGCACCACGAACGAGGGGAAGTCGATCATGGGCGAGCGTATGCTGCGCGGAAGCCGTCTGGGCGCGGTCAGCTACGAATCCGACCGCAACACGGAGCTCGCGCCGCGTCAGACCCGCGAGTACCTCTGCGCCAAAGGCCACCAGTTCGAGGTTCCGTTCGCCGTCGACGCCGAGGTCCCCATGACCTGGGAGTGCAAGTTCGACGGCAGCGTGGCCCGACTGGTCGACGGCAACGAGCCGGAGCAGAAGAAGGCCAAGCCGCCGCGCACCCACTGGGACATGCTGCTGGAGCGGCGCTCCATCGCCGAGCTGGAGGACATCCTCGCCGAGCGGCTGCAGGAGGTCCGCACCCGCCGCGGCCGCGCCTGAGCCGCACCGGACGCCACGGCGCCCCCGGGAGCATCCGCTCCCGGGGGCGCCGTCGTGTCCGCCGGGTCAGTCAGTTCCGGCCGGGCTCGACGATCTCGCCCTCGATGGCCCGACCCCCGTCGACGACGGTCGGCTCGGCCACCGGCTGCGAATCCGCCGGCTGTGGCTCGCCCCGACGCACCCGCACCCGGCGGGGCCCGAACAGGTCACCGGCGACCATCGACGACACCCGCCGCTCCGCCGCCCGCTGCACCCCGTTACGGGCCAACCGGCGCACCGGCGGCACCAGCAGAAACAACCCCACCAGGCCGCTGAGCAGGCCCGGCGTCGCCAGCAGCAGCGCGCCGAACAGGCCGACGAGACCGTCGGTGACCTGCCGTCCCGGCGGCCGACCGGCCTGCGCCGAATCCCGGAAGCCCCGCCAGGCGCGCATCCCCTCCCGGCGCAGCAGCACCAGACCGAGCAGCGACACCGCGAACACCACCAGCAGCGTCGAGCCGAACCCGATCGCCCGCCCCACCGCGACGAACACCACCAGTTCCAGCAGCACCGCCGCCAACAGGGCCAACGGCACAAACCTCAGTCCTCGGCGCATCTCACCCCATTCGCCATCCGCGGCGCCTCCGGCGCGGTCACCCGCGCGGGCGCCAGCACCCCGTCCAGCATGACACGCCCCCCGCTCAGGGCCACCGCACCTGCCCGGTGGGGGTGCCGTGCAGGCCCCGCCGCACCGCCAGCCGCCGGTCCTGCACCCCCCACGTGGTGATCCGCCACAGCGCCTCCGCCACGATCAGCGGGCTCATCTTGCTGCTGCCCCGCTCCCGCTCGGCGAACGTGATCGGCACCTCCACGATGCGTGCCCCGGCCCGGTGCGCCAGCCGCGACAGCTCCACCTGGAACGAGTAGCCCTGCGACCGGACCGACGCCAGGTCGATCTCGTCCAGGGCCGACAGCCGGTACACCCGGTAGCCACCCGTGGCGTCGGACAGCGGCATCCCCAACGCCAGCCGCGCATACAGGTTGCCGCACCGCGACAGCAGCAGCCGCCGCAACGGCCAGTTCACCACCCGCGCGCCCCGGGTCCACCGGGAACCGATCACCACATCGGCGTCGCGGGCCGCCGACAGCAACGTGGGAAGGTCCTCCGGGGCGTGCGAGCCGTCAGCGTCCATCTCCACCACGGCGTCGAAGCCGCGCTCGCGCGCCCACGCGAACCCCGCCAGATATGCCGCGCCGAGGCCCTGCTTGCCCTCCCGGTGCAGCACGTGCACCCGCGGATCGGCACCGGCCAGCGCGTCGGCGACCGCGCCCGTGCCGTCCGGGCTGTTGTCGTCGGCCACGAGGATGTCCACCGCCGGCGCGGCACGACGCACCCGCGCCACGATCCGCGCCACATTGTCGGCCTCGTCGTAGGTCGGGATCACCACGAGCACCCGACCCACGCCCGGATGACCGGTTTCCGGTCGAGTGCCGGTCGTCTCGCCCACCGTCGCTCCCCCTCCGCCGGCGTACCGGCTGGTGTCACCCGGCGTGGTGCCGGCGGCGCAGCACGGCCGCGCCGACCAGGGCCGCCACAGCCAGGGTGGCCAACGCCACCTCCGGCCACAACCCGACCCGGGTGGCCAGGGTGCGCCCGTCGTCCAGCCGCAGCTGCCGCACCACGACCGCCCGGGTGTTGAATCCGGTGGCGTCGCTTACCCGCCCGTCCGGGGCAACGAACCCGGACACCCCGACCGTGGAGGCCATCAACGCCGGCCGGCCGTGCTCGATCGCCCGCAACCGCACCATGGCCAACTGCTGCCGGGCCTCGGCCACGTCGAAGGTGGCGTTGTTGGTCTGCACCACCAGCAACTGGGCCCCACCGGTGACGGTGTCCCGCACCACCTCGTCGTAGGCGACCTCGAAACAGATCACGTCGCCGAGCACCGCCGCCCCGGTATCCAGCACCCCCGGCTCGGTGCCGGGCACGAAATCGGCACGTACCCGGTCGACCTGCTTGCTGACCATCCGGGCTAGATCGCGCATCGGCACGTACTCGGCGAACGGCACCGGATGCCGCTTCGTGTACAACTGCTCCAGGTCCGGGCCGGTGCCGGGCCGCCACAGGATCCCGGCGTTGCGGACCTCACCGTCGCCGGGGCCACGCAGCACCGCACCCACCAGGATCGGGGCGCCCACCGCGTCGGCGGCCTGCGAGATGCGCGCCCCGGCGTCGGTGTCGCGCAGCGGGTCGATGTCGCTGGAGTTCTCCGGCCACACCACCAGGTCGGGGCGGGGCCGCGCACCGGCGGCCACCTGCCCGGCCAACTCGATGGTGGCGTCGACGTGGTTGTTCAGCACCGCCTGCCGCTGGGCGTTGAAGTCCAACCCGAGCCGAGGCACGTTGCCCTGCACGATCGCCACCGTGACCGCGTCACCGTTCCCCGAGGCGGCCACCGGCACCAGCAGCCCCACCACCGGCACCGCGACCGCCGCGGCGAGCAACCCGGCCATCGGCACCCACCGCCGCCGCCCGTCCCACAGCCGCCACAGCGCCGCGGCGAGCAGCCCGCCGGTGAGCGCCACCGCGAACGTCACCAGCGGTGCGCCACCCCACGCCGCCAGCCGCAGCAGCGGCGAGTCGTCCTGGCTGAACGCCAGCCGCCCCCACGGGAACCCGCCGAACGGGGTGCGGTCCCGCAGTGCCTCCTGCCCCACCCACAACACCCCGGTGACCGCCGGCCAACTCCACCGCAACCGGTCCACCAACGGGGAGGCGTACGCGCCCGCCGCACCCAGCAACGCCAGATAGCCGGCCTGCAACAGCGACAGCAACACCCACGGCAGGTAGCCGGTGTGCAGGTTCGTCCAGCTCAACAGCGGCGCGAACAACGCCACCCCGGTCAGGAAACCCAACCCGGCACCGGCCCGCATCCGACGGCGGTGCGTCGCCGCGGCCAGCAACGCCACACCCAGCGGCGCGAGCGGCCACAGCCCGTACGGGGGGAACGCCAGCAGCAACGCCAGCCCGGCCGCCACCGCCATCGGCACGGCCACCCACAACGGCAGGGCCCGTCCCGCCCCGTCGGGCGTACCCGCCCGCCCTGCCGACGTCCGGCTGCTGTCCCCGGCCGGCGCCGGCACGTCACCCACGATCACGGGCCGAAGGCTACCCGCCCACGCGGTTCCCGCCCCGCCCGGCGGCACGTCCCGTCCCGTTACGGCCCGTCCGGGCGGTTCCTCCCCGCCCCGCCGCTCGGCGAGGGATCCGCACGCCGTCCAGGTGCGAACCGACGTCGACACGGCCCAGGCAGGCAACCCGCTCACCCAGCCGTCCCGTGGGGGCCCCACGGCCGGCCCCAGGCTCACCGGGCCACACACCGAGGGCCCGCCGAACACAAATCGGGGCGCGGCCTAAGCCGCGCCCCGATGCTCCCAGGCCCTTCCCGGCCGGTGGGGCGAGAATGAGCTGCGCCGACCTTCGGACCGACCCGACGTGGACTGGCTGCCCCCGCCTGGCCGTTGTCTACTGGCCGTGCACCTCACCCTGCCCGTACACCGGTAACCGCGGCCGGTTCGCGCCGCCCCGCCGACCCCCGCCCGCTGGACCTGGCCGCCGCGACACACTGCTCAAATTGTCGCTCGGCCAGCGGACGAAGGGACGAAGCGAACAACAGCCGCTTCCCGTAGTAGGACTCAAAGACGGTACGGCGTGGACCCCCGCCGCTGTCAACCCACCCGGGCCTGTCGTGTGATGTACCACGGCGTGTCGCGTCGGCGAGTCTCAATCCGTTGCCAGGTGCCGACACAGCAACGCCCCCGCCGCCTCCGGATGCTCGGCGGCCAGCAGCCCACCCGCCGCCAACACGTAGTCGGAGTCGACGACCGGCCGGGCCGCACGTGGCAGCGGCCACCCACCGGCGTGATCGCCCAGCACCGCACCCAGCACCCCGGCCGCGTCCGCGGGCGCCGCGTGCCGCAACACCCCACCCGAGCCCACCAACAGCCGCACGTCGCGCAGATCCCGACCGGCCCGCTCACCGGTGGCCGCCCCACGGGCATGCCGCCGCAACGCCACCGTCGCCGCCAGAGCCGCGATCCGCGCGTCCACCGCCCGATCCACATCCCCGACGGGCAGGAACCCCGGATCCCCGGCACGCACCGCCGCCCCCGCCGCCAGATCGTCGCATTGCGCGTCGCTCAACAGCCGCTCCTCGACCGCCGCCCGCACCACCCCCGGCGCACTCCACCGCATGCCCAGGTCCCCCTCGACGGTGCGGGCCCGCCACAACGACCCCGCCACCTCCCGCCCCGGCCCGGTGGCCCGCTCATCCGGCGTCAACACCGAATACACGTCGGTGGTGGCGCCACCCACATCCACCACCACCAGATCACCACCCAGGGTGTCGGCCAGCACCTCCACGCCCGTCAACACCGCGTCCGGGGTGGCCGCCCGCACCAGCCGCGCGAACCGCGACCCCCGCGACAACCGCTTCCCACCGATCACGTGCCGCAGGAACACCTCCCGGATCGCCGCCCGTGCCGACGCCGGCGCCAGAACCCCGATCCGCGGCAGCACGTTGTCCGCCACCGTCACCGGCACCCCCGCACCCGCCAGCACGGCATGCAGGTCGTCGCGGACGTCGACGTTGCCGGCCAGCACCACCGGCACCCGCCAGCGGGCCCGCGCCAGCCGCGTCGCGTTGTGCGTCAACGTCTCGGCGTCACCACCGTCGGTGCCACCCACCAACAGCACCACGTCCGGGCGGGCCGCCCGCAACCCCGCCAGCTCCGCCGCACCGAGGCGACCCGCCGCCACGTGCACCACGTTCGCACCCGCCGACAGACCCACCCGCCGGCCGGCCTGCGCGGTCACCAGCTGCTCGTAGCCCACCACCGCCAGCCGCAACCCACCACCGGCCGACGAACACACGAACCAGGGGGCATCACCCACACCCAGGCCAGCGGTGGCCGCACCCACGGCGGCGTCCAGTCCGTGCAGCACATCCGTGCCCACCGTCGTCGGCGCCGACGACGCCGCCACCAACGCGCCGACGTCGAGATCCACCACCGCCACCTTCGTGTACGTGGACCCGACGTCGGCGCAGACCGCGTACCTCACGCCACCGGCGGCACGACCACCGTGCCGGTCGCGGTGACCGCCACGATCGGCTCGTCGAGCACCTCCGCCGCCGACTCACCCCGATCCGGACGACCCCGGCACACCACCTTCGCCACGAAGTCGATCGTGCGGCTACGGGTACCCACCCGGGTCACCGTCGCCGTCACCTCCAACACGTCCCCGGCCCGCATCGCGTCACGAAACTGCACATCCGAGTACGACGCGAACAGCCCCTCGTCACCGTCGGTGCGGATACACACCTCCGTGGCCACATCCCCGAACAACCCCAACGCGTACGCCCCGTCCACCAGGTTGCCCGCGTAGTGGGCGTGCGAGTACGGCACATACCGGCGGTGCACAACACTCAGACCCACCCGGGAATCACTCATGCCTTCGCCTTCTTCTCCGTGATCAACGCATGCACCAGGTAACTCGCCACCTCACCCGGAGTGGTCCCCCGGCCGAAGATCCGATCCACACCCAACTCCCCGGTCATCTTCTCGTCGAACCGCGGCCCACCCACGATCAGCAACGGCCGACGCCCCGCCGGCATCGCCTCCCGGAACGCCGCCGACATCTCCCGCGTGTTGTGCAGATGTGCGTCACGCTGCGTCACCACCTGCGACACCAGCACCGCGTCAGCCCGCTCCGCCCGGGCCGCCTCCACCAGCTCCGGCACACTCACCTGCGCACCCAGGTTCGTGACCTTCAACTCCCGGTAGTACTCCAGCCCCTTCTCCCCGGCGATGCCCTTGACGTTGAGGATCGCGTCGATGCCCACCGTGTGCGCGTCCGTGCCGATGCACGCCCCCACCACCGACAACTTGCGCCGCAACCGTCGCTTCACCACCGCGTTGACGTCCTTGGCCGACAGCAGCGGAAAATCACGCTCCACCACCTGCACCGCCGACAGGTCCACCAGATGGTTCACCCGCCCATACACCACGAAGAACGTGAACCCGTCGCTCATCGGCTTGGCGTGCACCAGCATCGCCGGGTCGATGCCCATCTTGTTCGCCAACTGCACCGCCGCGCCCTCGGCCCGCTTGTCGTGCGGCACCGGCAACGTGAACGACACCTGCACCATGCCGTCACCGGTGGTGTCCCCGTACGGCCGGACGATCTTCTTCCCGGCGCCCGCACCGGCCTCGACGACGCTCACGCCCGTGCCACCTCTCCACCCACGGCCGCCGGCGCCTCCAGGATCTCCGTCGCCGGATTGAAGTAGTCGGCCTCGTGCCCGGCCACCCCCGCCAACCCCTTACCCCGGTCCGCCGGCCGCTTCATGATCCCGAACGTGCCCTCGGCGATCGCCGTCAGCAACGACTGGTCCCCGATCCGCTCCAACAGGTCGATCGCCTCACCCAACACCCGGTTGGCCCGCTGCTGGATGAACCCGCCCGGCGCCGGCACGAAGTCCTCGCGCAACCCACCAGCAGCCCCCAGTACATACCGC
This window harbors:
- a CDS encoding hotdog domain-containing protein; this translates as MSDSRVGLSVVHRRYVPYSHAHYAGNLVDGAYALGLFGDVATEVCIRTDGDEGLFASYSDVQFRDAMRAGDVLEVTATVTRVGTRSRTIDFVAKVVCRGRPDRGESAAEVLDEPIVAVTATGTVVVPPVA
- a CDS encoding RNA polymerase-binding protein RbpA; amino-acid sequence: MGERMLRGSRLGAVSYESDRNTELAPRQTREYLCAKGHQFEVPFAVDAEVPMTWECKFDGSVARLVDGNEPEQKKAKPPRTHWDMLLERRSIAELEDILAERLQEVRTRRGRA
- a CDS encoding MerR family transcriptional regulator, whose product is MRIGELSRLTGASVRSLRYYEEQGLLRPLRRPSGYREYRQQDAATVRGIRLMLAAGLNTATISELLPCMTDDGQALAPSCAGMLPDLHRERDRLSNAAADLLAARDRLDLLIQTTSQLDPADPSECEAVTAPR
- a CDS encoding DUF4158 domain-containing protein; this encodes MAVEFLTDEQAAGYGAFGRAPSRMELERYFFLDDADRELIQDKRRDHSRLGFAVQLTSVRFLGRFMPDPRQVPAEVAEYLAEQLEIADPSCLKLYGGRDGTARTHAGEIQQAEGWRDFAEVAEDLREWVDARAWTTGDGPKALFDCGTRCTGC
- a CDS encoding NAD(P)-dependent oxidoreductase, whose product is MTDQHSSAHDTSVTVIGLGPMGSALAHTLLGKGRSLTVWNRTPGKADGLVAEGAHRAATVADAVAASPVTIVCLNDYATMYQVFESTGALSGHALVNLNSGTPAEARTAADWAAERDLDYLDGAIMVPPSLIGHDGSVLLYSGARDVLDRHRETLADLGDPRHLGADPGLAVLFNTALLGMMYATLNGFLHAAALAGSANVPAAEFAEIALGWFMPVVLDPASLTEQAPNLDKGAYPGDQGTMQMNLNALEHIARTSVEQGVHPAQPQLMKQLAEQAIAQGHGTDNYFALFEILKNPRAAAS
- a CDS encoding polyprenol monophosphomannose synthase, whose amino-acid sequence is MGETTGTRPETGHPGVGRVLVVIPTYDEADNVARIVARVRRAAPAVDILVADDNSPDGTGAVADALAGADPRVHVLHREGKQGLGAAYLAGFAWARERGFDAVVEMDADGSHAPEDLPTLLSAARDADVVIGSRWTRGARVVNWPLRRLLLSRCGNLYARLALGMPLSDATGGYRVYRLSALDEIDLASVRSQGYSFQVELSRLAHRAGARIVEVPITFAERERGSSKMSPLIVAEALWRITTWGVQDRRLAVRRGLHGTPTGQVRWP
- a CDS encoding FxsA family protein, producing MRRGLRFVPLALLAAVLLELVVFVAVGRAIGFGSTLLVVFAVSLLGLVLLRREGMRAWRGFRDSAQAGRPPGRQVTDGLVGLFGALLLATPGLLSGLVGLFLLVPPVRRLARNGVQRAAERRVSSMVAGDLFGPRRVRVRRGEPQPADSQPVAEPTVVDGGRAIEGEIVEPGRN
- a CDS encoding OAM dimerization domain-containing protein, translated to MVQVSFTLPVPHDKRAEGAAVQLANKMGIDPAMLVHAKPMSDGFTFFVVYGRVNHLVDLSAVQVVERDFPLLSAKDVNAVVKRRLRRKLSVVGACIGTDAHTVGIDAILNVKGIAGEKGLEYYRELKVTNLGAQVSVPELVEAARAERADAVLVSQVVTQRDAHLHNTREMSAAFREAMPAGRRPLLIVGGPRFDEKMTGELGVDRIFGRGTTPGEVASYLVHALITEKKAKA
- a CDS encoding pyridoxamine 5'-phosphate oxidase family protein: MGKTYERIEGRLRTFIEDQPLFFTATAPLSGDGTINLSPKGLRGSWAVVDAYTVAYLDFAGSNAETIAHLRENGRITLMWCAFEGPPNIVRVHGRGEPVFRDDPRWGDLTGHFPDVDTSLHGLRAIIVVRAELIRDTCGYAVPFMSYDADRDLHGRRFAREDDKSLSDYFAGKDHVARSIDGLPGLPLPLPPTPTT
- a CDS encoding Tn3 family transposase, with the translated sequence MLDSLATPTPRSWPTCPTRRCGGSTPAPTTARSPTPPAGRIDPVRIERHWEDILRIIGSIHTGAVRAYDVIRMLSRDGRPTPLGDAIAHCGRIAKTLHILRMADEPGYRHQIKAQANLQEGRHALARKVFHGKNGQLYQNYHEGMEDQIGALGLVLNAIVLFNTRYMDAALTRLRADGFAVREEDVARLSPFVRHHINMMGRYSFQLPELPGGLRPLNPKP
- a CDS encoding glutamate mutase L, coding for MRYAVCADVGSTYTKVAVVDLDVGALVAASSAPTTVGTDVLHGLDAAVGAATAGLGVGDAPWFVCSSAGGGLRLAVVGYEQLVTAQAGRRVGLSAGANVVHVAAGRLGAAELAGLRAARPDVVLLVGGTDGGDAETLTHNATRLARARWRVPVVLAGNVDVRDDLHAVLAGAGVPVTVADNVLPRIGVLAPASARAAIREVFLRHVIGGKRLSRGSRFARLVRAATPDAVLTGVEVLADTLGGDLVVVDVGGATTDVYSVLTPDERATGPGREVAGSLWRARTVEGDLGMRWSAPGVVRAAVEERLLSDAQCDDLAAGAAVRAGDPGFLPVGDVDRAVDARIAALAATVALRRHARGAATGERAGRDLRDVRLLVGSGGVLRHAAPADAAGVLGAVLGDHAGGWPLPRAARPVVDSDYVLAAGGLLAAEHPEAAGALLCRHLATD